From the Bacillus rossius redtenbacheri isolate Brsri chromosome 12, Brsri_v3, whole genome shotgun sequence genome, the window atttatatttttatagtataaaatttttgtttcagtGTGCAttacatttgttgaaaaattcagCAATACCCTCACTGATGCTGTAAGGTCTGATCCAAAGAAAATTGAGAGAGACTTCaggaaattttgtaaaactacaaaaagCAAAGAAAATAGATTTGTGAGTACTAATAATTTTTCAGTTGTATACAATTGTTAAACTATTGCTGACTTAATGTGAGAGGAAATCATTGATATGTACCTAATATTGGTAAGTGTAATAAGATATTTAGTAGTAGGATTCGCAGCGTGGTAATGTGAAGCTGCTGCTACACCAGAACTTGTCGAGCATCTTGTTGATTGTACTGGCTACACCTGTTTCCATGTGTCGCTCGACATTTCATTGCAGATACAAGTTGCAGGTCACCTGTAGTCACATGAAGGCATCCACACCACACTTCGGCACTGTCTATCGACTTGCCACGCGACAAAGTTAGCCCCGCGGAAGACATGGCTTGAGACCACCCAAGCTACGTCTTCGTCTGCGACCTTTGTCCAAGTGACTCACTCTCTTGTTTTCATTTTGTAGTTACAGTAGAACTTCGTTTTCACATATCACAAAGGactagttatatttatttatttatttatttattttcactatgATGAGAAACATTAAGCaaatatacacaataaataaaatgtcacagatgcttaatttttaatattaactaGAATTTCATTCTCACATGGTGAAAACAATAAAATCCATCAAATCTTGCATTAATTGTTTAAAGATGTACATGAAAATTTCGGTTCATGAGTAAGagatgtgaatgttgaagcatctcaaactGTCCACTTTTTATAGTGACATTTTCTTACACAATTCATTTTTGGACATTATTAATAATTGCGTGATAAAATTCAgctaatttcagatttttatcggaaacaattctatTAGACGGACACAAGTACTTTCACGATTGTTCATGGTTAGGAAAAAATGATTCAGgtgcaatgtttggaaattcagtgctGCCAAGTTAAAATGAATAtcgccgaacatgcacgaagGTGCCATATGTAAAGGTATTTGTACAttgctttaaattttaataaggGCACAGTAATCCACTGttagttatgtaaaaaaaaacatacatcttAATTTTCATTCATAAGACATTAAAGTTTAAAGGGGAGAGAtcaaaattaacttaatttttatgttCATGTCACATAAGTTTTGGTTGATGGCAGTATGGTTCACAATGGCAAATGGCACAAAAAAATGCacattgtttacaatggcaaacgaaACGGCCATGACTACATGCACATGCAGTAGGTAAggtataataaataaacttaacacTATTTGTAATCAACTTTTATTGTTATGTCTAAACCTTTTTAATGGTTTGCTAGTAAATGCTGCACGGTTGCAACTTAAATCACGGGAAATGCTTTCACATAAAGGGGGCAAGTAATACATTAGTAATTAGGGAAAAAAACAGTGCAAAAAAAGTTGTCGCTGGAATTCGTAAATCCTGagtacgtaaaaatgaggttctactgtaattcaaTTTCTTCAACCAATGTCCCAACCTAAAGATAAAAATAAGATTACCTTACAACATGATTGTAAGATCCTGATGCAGaaaatttgagaaaatatttttcttgtttaatCTTTTGAAGACTATTGTAGATACTGTTACAAACTTGTTTTACCcacaagtgaaaaaaatatataattctttgaaCTAGGTATTATTTAATTTCTGCTACAGGTATTTATAGCTATCtggaaaaattatttgaaaataaaactatagcatgttttgtaaacaaaaccatgtAAAAGACTGTATGGTAAcaggattcaattttttttttcagttttcagaaACATTATAAAGACAAATGTATATTTGGCACAAGAGACCACCCAGACTAGACAATATTTTGTATGTTTCACACTTAAACCATTTTGACTGTGTACCTTATAGGTTATAAGACATGTTTGTTACTGATAAAGCATTATTTGGGTAATCATTCTGTATCACTTaaccaagtttatcccttgatcctgaaggcatgatcctgtaaatattgatcctatggtacatgatgcttgctgttgctgccgttttaatttagtatgtcgaaaGATACTGGACATATCAAAAACTCAGATATTATAATACAAACAAATCATGTCAGgtcttttggaaattttttcttgcgtatacattttacgatcataattcatttttattttataagtttttgttatgtccaggatcatGCCATAAGGATCAAGGGATACACTTGGATCCTTGATATGTATCTCTTTTACAGCTACAAAGTATCTTCGTTCGAAAGTGTGCAAAGTTTAGCAGTTTTAATAATAATCCGTTAACAGCAAGAAGACCTGTTTAGTTTGCCTATATAACAAACGAACTTGCAGTTTTAGGTTCTGCTAAGGTATTGTTCTGTGGCAGTATGTATATtatatgatctttttttttttttttgagaatttttttcttcttccaccaAAACCACTTCTGGTCCAGTTTGGCTAGTGAGTCTTGAAACATTTTAGCTATACAGGAGCATTTTCagctttttatatttttcaaatgaaTCCTGGTGGTCTATGAAACTGAAATATAGTCAAACCTCTAATACAAACCTGAAAGGACCATCTAATTTTGTCACATTCATTCTCAATTTTCATAtacttaatatataaataaaatttttaataaagttaaaaCTTGCACACGGTTTTATACCACAGCAAATGTATTTTTGTAGGGGATTGTAATATGCAATTTTAGGTTGGCTACACTTATTGTtgctcaaaaaaaatatttctactaTATCACTCTTTAAAAGGATTTTAGATGGAAGAATAAACCAAAGGTCTAGAAATTGCCTACAAATAGACATACAACCACCATTTTGGAAGAACAAAATTTCCTAGATTTTCCCCCCAATCTACAATGTACCAAAGCAATTGCTTCAGTATAGTTGAAACCTCACAGTTTCTTGGCATTATTTTGGGATATTTGAACTAACCATTCTTTACTACATTAAATTGTTTTTACCTGTGAACAGAAAcaactttgtattacataatagCCGTACTTTTGTGTTAAAACATATTACTTAGCACTATAATTTTTATGTacagtaattaaatattaatatgaatCCGCTTAGTGTGAAATTCTCGTTTAtgtgaagtactttcacagtcctggaaaataaagtatgctttcctatgttattcagtacctttaatacaaaatatgttaatattaattacaaagttgttttgatccctgaAGTTGCTGATTACAAGCTTTAGTTGATGGTTAATAAGAATTTCACTGTCGAAGTTTAAAAACAATCATGCTTTCGTTACCTACCATAAAATAACAAACTTTCCTCCAAAGATgtatgtatgtatcctacagtgCAAAATGGTTGAAATACAGGATGAAAAGTGTAACTTCAGcggcgatgttagtaactaaactagaaaagacaCCATTTTGTAAACTGAAAACTAAAAGGAAGGTACTCTATACCTTGTTGATATTAGTAATCGTAATTGTACATACGAAGAAGTTTATATAATCTATGGTAAAACATTCTGGTATTTTCTTTTGTTCACGCATGTTTGTCATAACCTGAATTTTGAGTATGTGTTGtattgtaaaatgattgcaaaacATAAAAGTAACAATCATACATTGCAATTATTGGAATATTGCATTGTAATCTTTGGTAGttgaagttaaataaatttttttgtcgtgATGATTTCCCAAtaatttggttaatacaaaccttgttattacaaaatgctaaaattatgGTTCCTTCAgttttgtattaatgaggtttaacAGGTTTTTTTAATGAGGTGTCACTGTAACTCTGCAGCACGTAAATACATGGTTTCTGGTAAATTAGACATACACaccctcttttattgcataattgtcgcactcgcataatcgtcgcacctatatttttggccgtcaaaattgggataaaaaaacttgtgTATCGTCgcatgtttttggtcccgctattagatgccgagcgctttgtgtaggtatcttttctgtataaaacaatgtattttaaagtagaaatctaatatttattcagaaattaccacttgcttatttaattaacggaaatacgaagttttctgacgtgtaaattttcttttaaagactttttaaacgttattatctttttctgatcgtctgcgtcgccgcggtgtaccgcttatgaacatgtagccagcactagttggcatcattcgtgtttggttgtgttgcttcccgtatagatcgagcgcacgtagtcgaatatcaatatatcgccgagtgcatacaacgcgtgctctctgttgagtgccgagttaactacatttgatggcccgcattctttcgtggtaaatgtgtactacggcaataATTACGCATTGGTTcatgtcacagattcaagtggcttgcgttggcgttacagtttggtttttctatttaaagttgaagaatggtttttgtttaatgaattattaatatcaaTTGTTTGGCATGCCCTTGTATActcaacctttttttaaataaacgtacttttccatgaatgggttttgtttttatgaataactttacctaacaaaattttttttctgcataaccgtcgcacccctacttttcaaacttgattttagaataaaatgtgcgacgattatgcgagaaaacacggtagttTGTGTGCTAATAATAACTATAGTATTTGTATTCATAagaaaaacataacaaaaattttacatttttcacttaaaaaaaattatttgcaaagttGAAAATTATATGGTAGCAACAGTTTAAATTTGTACGAACTCTTCATGTCGATTAAGACTAAAATTCTAACCctcttttaaaaaagaaattaatgtttgtgcagttgcatgtaatgtcaaAAGAGGTGCAAAGCCTGGTAGGTGGTTGTGTAAAACCTTTGCATTTTAGTGCATATTGCTGTAAGGAGGTAATTGCGATAATACATTTTACTTCATTATCATGACTGGTATGCGGATTTTTTGCAGTGCTACTACCTGGGAGGCCTGGAGGAGAGTGCTACAGGAATACTGGGGGAGTTGTCCAAGCCTCTGTCCTGGTCCATGCCAGCCGACAAGGTGTGCGAGAAGCTCAAGAAGAAAGACTCCCAAATCTGTGACTTGAGATACGGTGAGGGCCCCGCACACGCCACTTTATGCTTAAGGCACAAAGCTGGACTCATGTTTGGGAGGACCCGGGTTTAATACCCGGTTGATCCAGAGATCACTTCATGGATAATTACTTATTACATGCTCAAGGGCATTGCCGATTCCTTCTCAGATTTATTTGAACTGTATTATTGTGTTTATCATTCTTATAAAGTGGCGTTGACAagacaaaaaaacataaataataaaaaaaaaaattgtatatcttTTAGGAACTGCAGTGGAATGTGCGTCAGCAAAATACTGTCTCATGAAGTGGCTAACGTGAATACATGAATGGATTTATTTGGTCACCAAGCATGAATGGCAGAAATAACCAAAACTAAATGAGACAAGCATTAGCATTTTGTTTTGCTGCATGTTCTGTTTGCTTGTACATCTGATGATTTTaagatttacattattttttttgtgttgctctctttatttaatgttgttgtttttttttctggcctcAGAAAACATACATTTGAATATCAAAAAGTAGTTGTTGAAagccacaaattttttttcttggtgtaTTGTTTCTTGTTCAAtagatacaaaatagagataaaaTTATTAGAGGGTATAGTGTTCAAAGGAATTTTTTGAACTAtatgtagtaattatttatagtttttcaaGAACATTAAAACATACCTAATGGAATCGTTGACTAGCAATAGCATAGGTCTgagaaaattttcattaaaaagtaCATAACGGTCTCTTTTTGGTTGAATATTTTAGGGCATTCATCTGATTTATGTTGTCGGTTACAGACAAAACAATTGATTTGAAGACAGTTGACCTGAAGAAGCTAAAGGTGCGGGACTTGCGTAAGATCCTGAGCGACTGGGATGAAACCTGCGAAGGCTGCATAGAGAAGACAGACTTCATCAAGAGGATAGAAGAGCTGAAGCCACAGTACATGCGCAATGAACTCTGAGTTGCCCGGCAGGGCACGTGAGAGAGTGGAGTGCGACGTAACTTATTGCAGCGACTGGCTGGACCAGGCGGGAAAGGATGAGTGTTGATTCAGTTCCTTCTACCCTGTCGAATTTCGTGTTAAATTAAGGAGGGATAAAAGTGGTGCACAGCATGTTTCAACCACGATCACATTGTTTATGCAGTGTTCAATGTTGTAATTTATATCTGCATGAGTGtgttttattttgaaagttattaacaaaataaattttgtagcaataatttctgtgtgtgtgtgtgtgtgtatgtatgtgtatatatatatatatatatatatatatatatatatatatatatatatatatatatatatatatatttatatatatatatatatatatatatatttatatatttaatttaaaattaaacctTTCCTGGTTTTTATTACTCATCACTTAACAACAAATGTTGCAAATTactgaatataaagtaagttcaTTTTAGGAACTTAACATCACTTCCACAGCACTCTTAAGAAAAATAACTGAGGCCTTAAATTTCAATCATACAGTAGAGAAAAGACATTTATTATAGGATACAGGAAAAATATGAGGAaaagaaatttttcaatattacaGTCCAAATTACATCAGTTATGTTACAGCAATGCTATCATGAGTTTAGCTGAAATGCTTTCTCAAATCACACAAGTTTGTAAcatcatctttaaaaaaaaagaaaacaggcATATGGAGTGGGGCTACAAAATAACCCACCTTTTACTAAACAGGAACTTAAAATCCTAAAATTTACAATGAAGTTTCTAGATCCATGTTACAGCAGTGACATCCTAACATGAAAGATCCTTCACAACTGCTCCCGTAGCCATACAGATGCCCGATGCTTCAAACACAGTCGTAAAGTTTTATACATATACACAGATGTGCATACGTAATTCTGTGTATATGTTTACAATATAAATTGTCTAGTTAACTGAAGTTCCAGCATTCCCTAACAGAAAAGAGGATGCTCCACTCTGGAATGATATGCGTTGAGAGTCCACCAGATGTTTTTCAATAGTCATTGAACTTGAAGCCTTTTGCTTGTAGTTCTTCTTTGGCTTGCAGGATTTGctgcaggaaaaaaattatgacccaaatttatacttaattgaCAAAAAAACCAACAATGTACAAAGTGATTTTCTAAACATTCGTAGAATAGTGCAAGATCACAAACATGTAAATCAGATGTGTAACTATCCTCACTTGACACGCTTAGGAAGTTCTCAAAAGTTTTTTGCATTAGTTTATAAAATAAGCAAATTGAAACAGCAAAGGAATCTATACATACAAAACACATTTAGCAAATATTTTGCACTCAATATAtcataaatttacatatataactATGTATATTCCATTCAGTTTAATGTCTTTACTggtataaaatgttattttatttcagtaaGCATGCACGCAGAGTTAAGTTACACAATGTCAGTTGCAATGTCATATACCTACGGTTAAACGATGCCCAGGCTTTTAACACAAatcatgtgataaaaaaaaaaaaaagagcccaTAAATGCACTTTAAAGAAAACGGTATACTTTTATCTACAAATCCCAGGCACCAAGTCACCATGATGCCTAACATTTTCTTGCTTGAAACTAGCATCCACCTATATATCAAGACACTCCACAAATTTTGTTATTACAATTTCTTGTGTCTGCGTCCAAGAAACCGGGATGATACGTAAACTAGCATGCATATATTTTATCTCAGCACAACATGAGTTTTTTGATTGGTCGTAGGATTCCCCCATGACGGGCTCACCGCAAATAAGACACCCGTGTTCCCTACACTTGGCAACATTGCATATTTACAACTAGACAGAGCAACATGGAAACTGAAGAGCCTTGGTTAAAAGATGTTCACTACCAGCACCTTCAAGACTTACTGTGAGCTAATAACTACGACTAACTGACACACAAAGGTTTTCCTATACTATTTTTATTACCTGTTGCAATTCTTTCGCAGCTTCTTCACAGTCGTTGAATGTGTACACCCTCCACAATACAACCATTGCAGCGTACAACTATAACAAAACATACACACCATAAAAACAGTAGTATCTGATTAATTCTTACATCAAATTTATGCTCTAGTTGTAGACAATTACCAATTTACATAATTTGTGCAAATGACCAAactatgaaaatatttgaattaatgtttctattattataattttatcctAGGCGTACAAAGAAGCTGTTAATCATAAATAAAAgctattttttcaaaattaatttaattaaacatgacaaaataacttaataaacaaTGCTAAATTTGTCTAGGGAATGTAAAAAAACCATAGTGGCTGGTGGTCAGATTACTCGCTAAAACCAGGTATTTTGGCTAATGGGAAATGTGGACGTTTCCCCTACTGCCGCGTGCCACCTTTGCTCCGTCCTTGTGCGACCCCAATGACGTAACTAGTAAAACATCACTCTGCCAATGTGGAGCGAGGTGTGCAGTGGGAAGACACTGGAACATTCCAGAGGACTCTGGTTTAAATGCCAGAACAGCCACTCTGCTTTCGGTTTTCCCAAACATGCCAGGCAAATGCCGGGACGGTTCCTTTTAGAAGGTCATGACCAAATGTTTACTAATGTCTCTCATGTCACTGTGAGCTACTAACTAATGACCTTGATGTCAGTGAGGTGTTTaagtccaaataaaaaaaaaaggcgataTAAAGTTAGTTGACACTACAGGTTATAAGACAAACGAGGCAGATGTGGAGTGAGCAGTAAGTTACACAACCACAGTTCCCGCAGACAGGAAAAAAATTAGGGGGAATTGAAAAAGTGTCTTCAAAACCTCGAAAACACAGGAAAGTTGTAAAAATCTAAGTAACAGTATCAGTAATTTTTCATGCCAtatcataatattttaaaacataatgtaCTTTACCCATCAATTATTTTGCTATTGCTACTAATCtgtatgtttttcattaaaattagatCATTGAATTAAGTAGGATAAAATATCTACATGCCTAGTCTTCAGTTTAATCACAATCAATAATGTATCATTTCAAAGTTTTACCCAGCAAATATATTCATAATCTTTATCAGACTGGCGGTTTTGATCAAAATGATAACAGCTGAAACTGCATATATGCATGTTTGTCAAAATGTGTTCTGatagtaaattttatttcatcataATCTGTTATTTTGCCAGATAGACTGGTGAGAGTAAACTCGTTGAAATGATCTGATGTGAGAGTGTAGGAACCCCGACAGCACCGACTGACCCCAAACAAAACGAGAACCACGAGAGGAAGCACTAGGATGACGTGCAGGTTCTCCTCTGGGTGGTCGGACTTCAACTGCCACGACAAGGCGGCAGCCCACGCCCCCAGGAGCAGGATTGCCGCAAACAACCATTCCATTAACTTCGTCATCGCAGCGCTGCCCTGTAACACATGTACAGTCCATCCAGACCTGGAAACAAACCTTTCACTGCATAGCCAGGCAGAAAATAAAGAAAAGTAGTTTCACCCGAGTATTTTACTGAAAGTGCCACATTAATATAATtactatagtttaaaaaaactagaaaacttgtttttatctgttacacattaaaaaattcaatagttACACTACCCACTATCCTCCTGGCTCCAGATGgtaccaaattattttattgtaattcggATTACATATACGATGACTGTTTTTTTTCTCAACCTCCGAtgagctatataaaaaaaatttacataacataccTAATAATTTTACCACCCAAAGTTCAGCAGtatcttacttatttttctacataatcgccaaaatgATCGCAGCA encodes:
- the LOC134537717 gene encoding mesencephalic astrocyte-derived neurotrophic factor homolog, with product MVSLQIFVLVAVLCCFFGITDVLSLKKEDCEVCITFVEKFSNTLTDAVRSDPKKIERDFRKFCKTTKSKENRFCYYLGGLEESATGILGELSKPLSWSMPADKVCEKLKKKDSQICDLRYDKTIDLKTVDLKKLKVRDLRKILSDWDETCEGCIEKTDFIKRIEELKPQYMRNEL